The Dyadobacter sandarakinus DNA window AAATCCTCCGGTGAAAAATAGAGCCCTATGGCAATTCCCTGCTTGCGGAAAGCCTGGATGATCTCCTTCGTCACGTCCCTTTTAAAGGGTGTGTTCATCACATTGAAGGTGGTTGACTTTGTATCAAACATGCAGAATCCGGAATGATGCTTGGTGGTGAAAACCACGTACTTCATTCCCGCCAGCCGCGCCATGGTCGCCCATTCATCCGGATCAAATTTCTTGGGATTGAAAAAGCCCGGCAGCTCGCGGATGTATTTGTCGACATATTCATCCGACGCGCCCGCCAGCGAGTGACTGATCACCGCTCCCAGTGATACATCCACATTCCAGTGTACAAACATCCCGAAGCCAAGGTTCTGAAACCATTGGACGCGATCGGGTTTGTTGGAAGTCTGCTGCGAAAAGCCCAGCAAGGACCAGCAGCATAAAGTCAGGGTAAAAACAAATCTTCGAAAAATCATGATAACAGGAATTGGTCCCTCCTAAGATGGAGAGAAACGCCTGCCCATACCCTAATTGATGTATTTTTTTATATTTTCAACCTCCAATTCGTTAAAACTGACGATCGTACCCGACTAATGCTTGCTTTTTCCATCCTCCTTTACCTGTTTGCCAACCTCCTCATCGGCTTGTGGGCATCCCGGAAAATTTCAACTACACAGGATTTTGTACTTGCCGGCAGGCGCCTCCCGCTGGTACTGGCTGCATCGGCTACATTCGCTACCTGGTTCGGGTCGGAAACGATCATGGGCGCACCTGCGGAATTTGTAGAAAACGGATTGCTGGGTGTGATCGAAGATCCGTTTGGGGCCGCACTCTGCCTTTTTCTGGTAGGCGTGTTTTTTGCGCGGCGTTTCTACAAAATGAACATTATCACGTTCTGTGATTTTTTCAGGATACGGTTCGGGCGGTATGCCGAGCTGCTCTCGGCTGTGCTCATTATACCTTCTTATTTCAGCTGGATCGCCGCGCAGCTACTGGCTATGGGTATTGTGCTCAAAATCGTACTCGGCTGGTCGCTTACCGCCTGCGTCCTCACCAGCTCGGTAGTTGTGATCATTTATACCATCTGGGGAGGTATGTGGTCCATTTCCATTACCGATTTCCTGCAAACGATCATGATCATTGCCGGGCTGATTGCCGTTTCCTACGTATTATACGGGAAAGTAGGAGGCTTTAAGCCGCTGGTCGATGCTGCTCCGGAAGGATTTTTCCGCTTCTTTCCCGACTTTACCTTTAAAGCAGGGGTCGAGTATATCGCAGCCTGGATAACCATCGGCTTAGGTTCCATTCCGCAGCAGGATGTTTTTCAGCGTGTTATGTCTGCAAAGTCCGCCAGTGTTTCTGTAAAGGCGACGCTGCTCTCGTCCATGATGTACCTGACGGTTGCGCTGCTGCCCCTTTTTATTGCATTGTGCGCCCACTTCCTTTATCCATCCTCCGGTGGCGACAGGCAGATGATCATTCCCGATATGGTATTGCAGCACATGAGCCTTCCCTTACAGATCATGTTTTTCGGGGCATTGGTATCCGCAATCCTGAGTACCACGAGCAGTGCCATCATGGCGCCAGCGGCGGTTTTGGGCGAAAATATTTTCAAGTTCTTTAATCCTGAACTGGATGACAAGCAGTTACTGCGCATTATCCGGATCGGGATTGTGGTGATTACTTCCATTTGTATCGTGCTTGCCGTCACCCGCGAAAGTATTTTTGAGCTGGTTTCGGAATCTTCGGCGTTCAGCCTGGTTTCTTTGTTTGTACCCCTCACTGCGGGTATTTACTGGTCGTCGTCCAATGAAAATGGCTGTATCCTGTCCATGATTGCCGGCCTGGTTGTCTGGATGCTGTGCGCATACCTCAATACCGAGTATCCACCTATGATTTACGGATTGGTGGCAAGCTTTATCGGGCTTGTGGGAGGTAACTATATCCCGATTTCCGGGAGGCTGCGCCAGGGTTTGTAATCGGGAAAGTGCAGGTACTTAGCGTGCGGTTTTTGTTTTTGTATAAACTAAACTATTATAACAGCTTAACTATGTAGCTGTTATGAAAAAGTATAAGTCTGTTGCGGAAGTGGATCTCAGTGAGATCAGGCAGTCCGGCTATTTTCCCTCACCACTTGCCTGGGAAGATCAGGTACTCTACTTCCTGCTGCTCGACCGGTTTTCTGACAACCGCGAAAATGCATTTTTGGATAATCAGGGGAATAAAGTCAGCTCCGGTACCACAAAGCCCTTTCAGCCGGAAGATGCCGGCAACGCTGTGCTCACTCCTGAGGATACTGCTGCGTGGCGGGAGGCAGGTACAAGGTTTACGGGAGGTAACCTGAAGGGTCTTGCTTCCAAAATCGGCTACCTGGCCCGACTGGGCATTACCGCAATCTGGATCAGCCCGGTATTCAAGCAAGTTGTTTCACAGGAAACGTATCATGGGTATGGAATTCAGGATTTTCTGGAAATCGAGCCCAGATTTGGTTCCAAGGAGGACCTGATTGAAGTAGTGAAGATCGCCCACCAGCATGGCATTTACATTATTCTTGACATAATCCTGAACCACTCCGGCGACGTATATGCCTATGAGAACGGCCAGCCGGTTTATCAGAACGGACAAACCTACCCGGTACGCGGCTACCGGACTGCAGACGGCTCGCCTTTCCTTCCATTTGACACCCTGACAGGTAATGCTGATCCTGATGCCGGTATCTGGCCGGCAGAGTTGCAAAAGGCTGAATCATTTACCCAAAAAGGCAAGATCACGCACTGGGACGATTATCCTGAATTTCTGGAAGGGGATTTTGAGTCCCTGAAAGACATTCATCACGGTACTGGCGGCCTGGAAGATTTTGTTGTGTCTGACGCGCTCCATGGTCTGGCAGAAGCTTATAAGTATTGGATCGCACTGACAGACATTGATGGTTTTCGCATTGATACGGTTAAACACATGGAGCTGGGTGCAACGCGCTTTTTTTCTTCATGCATTAAAGAGTTTGCAGTGGCTATCGGAAAGGAAAATTTCTACCTGATCGGAGAGATCACCGGCGGGCGCAGGAGAGCTTTTGAAACCCTGGAACTGACCGGGCTCGATGCTGCATTGGGTATTGATGATATTCCTGACAAAATGGAGTACCTCGTGAAAGGTTATCGCAACCCGTCAGATTATTTCAGCTTGTTCCGTAACTCGGAACTGGTGCAGAAAGATTCACATGTGTGGTTCAGGAACAAGGTGGTTACGCTTTTCGATGATCATGATCAGGTAAGAAAAGGGGGTAACAAGGCGCGGTTTTGTGCCGGAGAGTCGGGGAGGGACTTCTTGATAGCTATTGTAGGGCTCAATCTTACTTCATTGGGAATCCCGTGTTTGTACTATGGTACCGAACAGGCATTTGATGGTGCAGGGGATAGCGACCGGTACATTCGCGAAACGATGTTCGGAGGTAAGTTTGGAGCGTTCAGATCCAAAGA harbors:
- a CDS encoding sodium:solute symporter family protein, yielding MLAFSILLYLFANLLIGLWASRKISTTQDFVLAGRRLPLVLAASATFATWFGSETIMGAPAEFVENGLLGVIEDPFGAALCLFLVGVFFARRFYKMNIITFCDFFRIRFGRYAELLSAVLIIPSYFSWIAAQLLAMGIVLKIVLGWSLTACVLTSSVVVIIYTIWGGMWSISITDFLQTIMIIAGLIAVSYVLYGKVGGFKPLVDAAPEGFFRFFPDFTFKAGVEYIAAWITIGLGSIPQQDVFQRVMSAKSASVSVKATLLSSMMYLTVALLPLFIALCAHFLYPSSGGDRQMIIPDMVLQHMSLPLQIMFFGALVSAILSTTSSAIMAPAAVLGENIFKFFNPELDDKQLLRIIRIGIVVITSICIVLAVTRESIFELVSESSAFSLVSLFVPLTAGIYWSSSNENGCILSMIAGLVVWMLCAYLNTEYPPMIYGLVASFIGLVGGNYIPISGRLRQGL
- a CDS encoding alpha-amylase family glycosyl hydrolase, whose product is MKKYKSVAEVDLSEIRQSGYFPSPLAWEDQVLYFLLLDRFSDNRENAFLDNQGNKVSSGTTKPFQPEDAGNAVLTPEDTAAWREAGTRFTGGNLKGLASKIGYLARLGITAIWISPVFKQVVSQETYHGYGIQDFLEIEPRFGSKEDLIEVVKIAHQHGIYIILDIILNHSGDVYAYENGQPVYQNGQTYPVRGYRTADGSPFLPFDTLTGNADPDAGIWPAELQKAESFTQKGKITHWDDYPEFLEGDFESLKDIHHGTGGLEDFVVSDALHGLAEAYKYWIALTDIDGFRIDTVKHMELGATRFFSSCIKEFAVAIGKENFYLIGEITGGRRRAFETLELTGLDAALGIDDIPDKMEYLVKGYRNPSDYFSLFRNSELVQKDSHVWFRNKVVTLFDDHDQVRKGGNKARFCAGESGRDFLIAIVGLNLTSLGIPCLYYGTEQAFDGAGDSDRYIRETMFGGKFGAFRSKDVHFFKEDNPYFPEIARIIAVRKACIPLRRGRQYLRQISGDGETFGYPSLGGERMHSVVAWSRILNDTEILCAFNTDPQNTITAWVTVDYTLHRSGGVFRRLYASGESAEILPVEPRNGCAVLLTVPPGGFVIYG